The following are from one region of the Amycolatopsis sp. QT-25 genome:
- a CDS encoding DEAD/DEAH box helicase: MEPEAPSFASFGVKPEIVKALSEAGIERTFAIQALTLPLAMAGDDLIGQARTGMGKTLGFGVPLLHRVEVPGDGTPQVLVVVPTRELCIQVANDLKGAGKHLGIRTLAIYGGRPYESQIAALRSGVDVVIGTPGRLLDLAEQKHLVLGKVRGLVLDEADEMLDLGFLPDIERILRMVPDKRQTMLFSATMPGPIITLARTFLTQPTHIRAEENDAGAIHERTTQFVYRAHSMDKPELIARALQAEGRGLTMIFTRTKRTAQKVADELVERGFAAAAVHGDLGQGAREQALRAFRSGKVDVLVATDVAARGIDIDDVTHVINYQTPEDEKTYVHRIGRTGRAGRTGVAITLVDWDEEPRWKMISDLLGLDMAEPAETYSSSKHLFSDLGIPAGTTGRLPLSKRTRAGLSAEVEEDLGGKRRGRGQQGQQGPKDEEEAPRKRNRTPRKRTRGGANAAAKIEAADAADASAEGTDGETSEAAEAPSEGRTRTRRRSRGAAKPSPEVSGPAVEKEAGDSAERPARRRRRRRPSATSDTPASAD, translated from the coding sequence GTGGAACCCGAAGCCCCTTCCTTCGCTTCCTTCGGCGTCAAGCCGGAGATCGTGAAGGCGCTGAGTGAGGCCGGGATCGAGCGAACCTTCGCCATCCAGGCATTGACGCTGCCGCTGGCCATGGCAGGCGACGACCTGATCGGCCAGGCCCGCACGGGGATGGGCAAGACGCTGGGCTTCGGCGTCCCGCTGCTGCACCGCGTCGAGGTCCCCGGCGACGGCACCCCGCAGGTGCTGGTCGTCGTGCCGACCCGTGAGCTGTGCATCCAGGTCGCGAACGACCTCAAGGGCGCCGGCAAACACCTCGGCATCCGCACCCTGGCCATCTACGGTGGCCGCCCCTACGAATCGCAGATCGCGGCGCTCCGCAGCGGCGTCGACGTCGTCATCGGCACCCCGGGCCGCCTGCTGGACCTGGCCGAGCAGAAGCACCTGGTGCTGGGCAAAGTCCGCGGGCTGGTGCTGGACGAGGCCGACGAGATGCTCGACCTGGGCTTCCTGCCCGACATCGAGCGCATCCTGCGGATGGTCCCGGACAAGCGCCAGACGATGCTGTTCTCGGCGACCATGCCGGGTCCGATCATCACGCTGGCCCGCACGTTCCTCACCCAGCCGACGCACATCCGCGCCGAGGAGAACGACGCCGGCGCCATCCACGAGCGCACCACCCAGTTCGTCTACCGGGCGCACTCGATGGACAAGCCCGAGTTGATCGCCCGCGCGCTGCAGGCCGAAGGCCGTGGCCTGACGATGATCTTCACCCGCACCAAGCGCACCGCGCAGAAGGTCGCCGACGAGCTCGTCGAGCGCGGCTTCGCGGCCGCCGCCGTGCACGGTGACCTCGGCCAGGGCGCCCGCGAGCAGGCGTTGCGCGCGTTCCGCTCCGGCAAGGTCGACGTGCTGGTCGCCACCGACGTCGCCGCCCGCGGCATCGACATCGACGACGTCACGCACGTGATCAACTACCAGACGCCGGAGGACGAGAAGACCTACGTCCACCGGATCGGCCGCACCGGCCGGGCCGGGCGCACCGGTGTCGCGATCACCCTCGTCGACTGGGACGAGGAGCCGCGCTGGAAGATGATCTCGGACCTTCTCGGGCTCGACATGGCCGAGCCCGCCGAGACGTACTCGTCGTCGAAGCACCTGTTCAGCGACCTGGGCATCCCCGCGGGCACCACCGGGCGCCTTCCCCTCTCGAAGCGGACCCGCGCCGGCCTTTCGGCCGAGGTCGAAGAAGACCTGGGCGGCAAGCGCCGCGGCCGTGGCCAGCAGGGCCAGCAAGGCCCGAAGGACGAAGAAGAAGCGCCCCGCAAGCGCAACCGCACGCCGCGCAAGCGGACCCGCGGCGGTGCGAACGCGGCCGCGAAGATCGAGGCCGCGGACGCCGCGGACGCTTCGGCGGAGGGCACGGACGGCGAGACCTCCGAGGCAGCCGAGGCGCCGTCGGAGGGCCGCACGCGGACCCGTCGCCGTAGCCGCGGCGCCGCCAAGCCGAGCCCGGAGGTCAGCGGGCCGGCGGTCGAAAAGGAGGCGGGCGACAGCGCCGAGCGTCCGGCTCGACGACGCCGCCGTCGCCGTCCCTCGGCGACTTCTGATACACCTGCGTCGGCAGACTGA
- a CDS encoding PH domain-containing protein — protein sequence MFAPRDPDEYLLDTERRVIRIRRHWAVLLWETFETAALLAVCVLVSYLLPPAAWIIQNILWYAALLIILRFAYVVMEWWVERLVVTDKRFVMTTGVFTTKVLMMPITKVTDLTYERSAWGRMMGYGTMVVESAGQIQALNRIDYLPKPEEFYDTISELVFGDKQKQAERFSMIKAQRAARGKKKVG from the coding sequence ATGTTCGCCCCACGCGATCCAGACGAGTATCTTCTCGACACCGAACGGCGGGTCATCAGGATCCGTCGGCACTGGGCTGTGCTGTTGTGGGAAACCTTCGAGACGGCCGCGCTGCTGGCCGTCTGCGTCCTGGTCTCCTACCTGTTGCCGCCCGCCGCGTGGATCATCCAGAACATCCTCTGGTACGCCGCGTTGCTCATCATCCTGCGCTTCGCGTACGTGGTGATGGAGTGGTGGGTCGAACGCCTGGTGGTCACGGACAAGCGGTTCGTGATGACCACCGGTGTCTTCACCACGAAAGTGCTGATGATGCCGATCACCAAGGTCACCGACCTCACCTACGAACGTTCGGCGTGGGGCCGGATGATGGGGTACGGGACCATGGTGGTCGAGTCCGCCGGTCAGATCCAGGCGCTGAACCGCATCGACTACCTGCCGAAGCCGGAAGAGTTCTACGACACGATTTCCGAGCTCGTCTTCGGCGACAAGCAAAAGCAGGCCGAGCGCTTCTCGATGATCAAGGCGCAGCGTGCGGCACGCGGTAAGAAGAAGGTCGGTTAG
- a CDS encoding NUDIX domain-containing protein, with product MNTVSHGTVRCVGGIVHDDLGRILLIRRANEPGRGLWSVPGGRVEPGETDEVAVVREMREETGLDVMPGTYVGNVRRGRYDIHDYACAVTGGTLRAGDDADDARWIDAGTLSELDKEGRLAELLFVTLRDWGVLPTGDSAPS from the coding sequence ATGAACACCGTTTCGCACGGCACCGTCCGCTGTGTCGGCGGCATCGTCCATGACGACCTCGGACGGATTCTGCTGATCCGGCGCGCCAACGAACCCGGACGTGGACTGTGGTCGGTCCCCGGCGGACGCGTGGAACCGGGCGAAACGGACGAAGTGGCCGTGGTCCGGGAGATGCGCGAAGAAACCGGACTCGACGTGATGCCGGGCACATACGTCGGCAACGTCCGCCGCGGCCGGTACGACATCCACGATTACGCCTGCGCGGTCACCGGCGGCACTCTCCGTGCCGGGGACGACGCCGACGACGCCCGGTGGATCGACGCCGGAACCTTGAGCGAACTCGACAAAGAGGGCCGACTGGCCGAACTCCTGTTCGTCACTCTCCGCGACTGGGGAGTGCTGCCGACCGGGGACAGCGCGCCGTCTTGA
- a CDS encoding DUF2332 domain-containing protein: MPIGLDEIKIRLRRFATVEAAGVSPLYEHLATKASEDDDVAGLLTDARGGEARGTLLLATAHRLVQADPIHPLSRYYPSVGGFDGVDSETWPLFRSFLLERADKARAIISSRYTQTNEVRRAALLYPAMTTAAKEAGGKIALLEVGCSAGLLLGLDKYAYRYQCDGGEQLTAGPAKTAVGLHCALDLAPGAVTPKVPKKLTITARAGLDRAPVDLADEDELAWLEACVWADQPDRIRLLRTAAAAQGKQRPDLIAGDAVDDLASAAATLPADAPLVVLTSHVLAYLGERRADFIEAVRELAADRPLWWVSEEFYAAALEHLVPGRADLAEPADQAVLGLVRWDAGVPDVRALARTAPHGQRMTWLPA; the protein is encoded by the coding sequence ATGCCCATCGGGCTGGATGAGATCAAGATCCGTCTGCGGAGGTTCGCGACGGTCGAAGCGGCCGGTGTTTCGCCGCTGTACGAGCACTTGGCGACGAAGGCGTCCGAGGACGACGACGTGGCCGGCCTGCTGACCGACGCCCGTGGCGGTGAAGCGCGCGGAACACTCCTTTTGGCGACCGCGCACCGGCTCGTCCAGGCCGACCCGATCCACCCGCTCTCGCGGTACTACCCGTCCGTCGGCGGTTTCGACGGCGTGGACTCGGAGACGTGGCCGTTGTTCCGCTCGTTCCTGCTGGAGCGGGCGGACAAGGCGCGGGCGATCATCTCCTCGCGGTACACGCAGACCAACGAGGTCCGCCGTGCCGCGCTGCTCTACCCCGCGATGACGACGGCGGCGAAGGAGGCGGGCGGCAAGATCGCGCTGCTCGAGGTCGGATGCAGCGCGGGGCTGCTGCTCGGCTTGGACAAGTACGCCTACCGCTACCAGTGCGACGGCGGCGAGCAGCTCACCGCCGGGCCCGCGAAGACCGCGGTGGGCCTGCACTGCGCGCTGGACCTCGCGCCCGGCGCAGTCACGCCGAAGGTGCCGAAGAAGCTGACGATCACCGCCCGCGCCGGCCTCGACCGCGCCCCGGTGGATCTCGCCGACGAAGACGAACTGGCCTGGCTCGAAGCCTGCGTCTGGGCCGACCAGCCGGACCGGATCCGGCTCCTGCGCACGGCCGCCGCGGCTCAGGGCAAGCAGCGGCCGGACCTGATCGCCGGTGACGCCGTCGACGACCTCGCCTCGGCGGCCGCCACCCTTCCCGCCGACGCGCCCCTCGTCGTGCTGACCAGCCATGTGCTCGCGTACCTGGGAGAGCGGCGGGCGGATTTCATCGAGGCGGTGCGGGAACTCGCCGCGGACCGGCCGCTGTGGTGGGTCAGCGAGGAGTTCTACGCCGCCGCGCTGGAGCACCTGGTGCCCGGCCGGGCCGACCTGGCCGAACCGGCGGATCAGGCTGTGCTCGGCCTCGTGCGCTGGGACGCCGGTGTCCCGGACGTGCGGGCACTGGCCAGGACGGCGCCGCACGGGCAGCGGATGACCTGGCTCCCCGCTTAG
- a CDS encoding PD-(D/E)XK nuclease family protein, producing the protein MEQIGFDFGVEAPRKLTKVSPARLATFEDCPRRYRMSYLDRPSPARTGAWAHSTLGAVVHNALRALFDLPVSKRVPHRAMALVAEHWKDAGFEDTDQAARYRARAKAWVAEYVEHNDVSVDPVGLERWVSAPVTLEPGSGPSLIIEGRADRIDQRGRELVIIDYKTGRREPDEYEARSSQALALYAVAAARTLRTPCYQVELHHVPTGTIAAAEHTEKSLKRHLQRADETAGDLRLATDTLKAGGDGDVVFPARPGRRCSWCDFRPSCAAGQEAGPAAQPWELLAP; encoded by the coding sequence ATGGAGCAGATTGGTTTCGACTTCGGTGTCGAGGCGCCGCGCAAGCTGACGAAGGTTTCGCCCGCGCGCCTCGCGACGTTCGAAGATTGCCCGCGCCGCTACCGCATGTCGTATCTGGACCGCCCGTCCCCGGCACGCACCGGCGCGTGGGCGCACAGCACACTCGGTGCGGTGGTGCACAACGCTTTGCGCGCGTTGTTCGACCTGCCGGTGAGCAAGCGCGTGCCGCACCGGGCGATGGCGCTCGTCGCCGAACACTGGAAGGACGCCGGGTTCGAAGACACCGACCAGGCCGCCCGGTACCGAGCCAGGGCGAAGGCCTGGGTCGCGGAGTACGTCGAGCACAACGACGTCAGCGTCGATCCGGTCGGCCTGGAGCGCTGGGTTTCGGCGCCCGTCACGCTCGAGCCGGGCAGTGGGCCCAGCCTCATCATCGAGGGCCGCGCGGACCGCATCGACCAGCGCGGCCGGGAATTGGTGATCATCGACTACAAGACCGGCCGTCGTGAGCCGGACGAGTACGAGGCGCGCTCCTCGCAGGCACTGGCGCTGTACGCGGTCGCCGCGGCCCGGACGCTGCGGACGCCGTGCTACCAGGTCGAGCTCCATCACGTGCCCACCGGGACCATCGCGGCCGCCGAGCACACCGAGAAGAGCCTCAAGCGGCACCTTCAGCGCGCCGACGAGACCGCCGGGGACCTGCGCCTGGCAACGGATACCCTGAAGGCCGGCGGCGACGGGGACGTGGTGTTCCCGGCGCGCCCGGGTCGCCGTTGCTCATGGTGCGACTTCCGGCCCAGTTGCGCGGCAGGCCAGGAGGCCGGGCCCGCGGCTCAGCCGTGGGAGTTGCTGGCGCCCTAG
- a CDS encoding MarC family protein: MTITDFFDARLFMSATITLIVIMDPPGTVPVFLSLTGRKSVAFRAKAARQAVLVSLLVISLFAVAGQAILSYLGIGIPALQGAGGLLLLLIALQLLTGKTGGEAEAAGDDVNVALVPLGTPLLAGPGAIAATIVFVRQADGHVGAYVALALSIVTVHFVLYLCMRYSGVVIRLIKESGITLLAKIAGLLLASIAVELVANSVKGFISGA; the protein is encoded by the coding sequence GTGACGATCACGGACTTCTTCGACGCGCGCCTGTTCATGAGCGCGACGATCACGCTGATCGTCATCATGGACCCGCCCGGCACGGTGCCGGTGTTCCTGAGCCTGACCGGCCGGAAGTCGGTGGCGTTCCGTGCCAAGGCCGCGCGGCAGGCGGTGCTGGTCTCGTTGCTGGTGATCTCGCTGTTCGCCGTCGCGGGACAAGCGATCCTGTCCTACCTCGGCATCGGGATCCCGGCGCTGCAAGGCGCGGGCGGGCTGTTGCTGCTGCTCATCGCGCTGCAACTGCTCACCGGCAAGACCGGCGGCGAGGCCGAGGCGGCGGGCGACGACGTCAACGTCGCGCTCGTGCCGCTCGGGACGCCGCTGCTCGCCGGCCCGGGCGCGATCGCCGCGACCATCGTCTTCGTACGGCAGGCCGATGGGCACGTCGGCGCGTACGTGGCTCTCGCGCTTTCGATCGTGACAGTGCACTTCGTGCTGTACCTGTGCATGCGGTATTCGGGCGTGGTCATCCGGCTGATCAAGGAAAGCGGGATCACGCTGCTGGCGAAGATCGCCGGTCTGCTGCTGGCCTCGATCGCGGTCGAGCTGGTGGCGAACTCGGTGAAGGGCTTCATCTCGGGCGCGTGA
- a CDS encoding PHP domain-containing protein, with protein sequence MRIDLHAHSTASDGTDSPAGLIAAAAKAGLDVVAITDHDTTAGWAPAAEALPPGLTLVPGAELSTISVDPVTGRHISVHLLAYLFDPASPAVVAEQTRLRSERRWRLRVMAERMAADGLPVDPDEVMSLLPEDGSAGRPHLAQALVRAGVVSSVNEAFGSYLGNGGGYFVARQDTLVEDAIDMIAAAGGVTVIAHPFAYTRGATITVDVLAGLAGHGLTGVEVDHPNHDEETRVRLHGLAGELGLVRTGSSDYHGTNKTIDLGDETTDPAAYEELVARATGYEVVTR encoded by the coding sequence ATGCGCATCGACCTGCACGCCCATTCCACCGCCTCCGACGGTACCGACAGCCCTGCCGGGCTGATCGCCGCCGCCGCGAAGGCGGGCCTCGACGTCGTCGCGATCACCGATCACGACACCACGGCCGGCTGGGCCCCGGCCGCCGAGGCACTTCCGCCGGGGCTCACCCTGGTGCCCGGCGCGGAGCTGTCCACGATCTCCGTCGATCCGGTGACCGGACGGCACATCAGCGTCCATCTCCTGGCGTACCTCTTCGACCCGGCGTCGCCGGCGGTCGTCGCCGAGCAGACCCGGCTGCGGTCGGAACGGCGCTGGCGGCTGCGCGTGATGGCCGAGCGGATGGCCGCCGACGGCTTGCCGGTCGATCCCGACGAGGTCATGTCGCTGCTGCCCGAGGACGGTTCGGCCGGACGGCCCCACCTCGCGCAGGCCCTGGTGCGGGCCGGTGTCGTCTCGTCGGTGAACGAGGCCTTCGGGAGTTACCTCGGCAACGGCGGCGGATACTTCGTGGCAAGGCAGGACACGCTCGTGGAAGACGCGATCGACATGATCGCGGCGGCGGGCGGGGTCACCGTCATCGCGCATCCCTTCGCCTACACGCGCGGCGCGACGATCACCGTCGACGTGCTCGCCGGGCTGGCCGGGCACGGCCTCACCGGTGTCGAGGTCGACCACCCGAACCACGACGAGGAGACGCGCGTCCGGCTGCACGGGCTGGCGGGGGAGCTGGGACTCGTGCGCACCGGGTCGAGCGATTATCACGGCACGAACAAGACCATCGATCTCGGCGACGAGACCACCGACCCGGCCGCGTACGAAGAACTCGTCGCGCGGGCGACCGGCTACGAGGTCGTGACCCGGTGA
- a CDS encoding MaoC family dehydratase — protein MQFGRYYEEFEVGAVYKHWPGKTVTEYDDHLFCLITMNHHPLHLDAHYAGETTDFGKNVVVGNYVYSLLLGMSVPDVSGKAIANLEVESLKHVKPTFHGDTIYGETEVLDKTPSKSKDDRGVVHVETRGYKQDGTIVCVFRRKVMVPKRSYGDSRGGEQPGRPVPHE, from the coding sequence GTGCAGTTCGGACGCTATTACGAAGAGTTCGAGGTCGGCGCGGTCTACAAGCACTGGCCGGGCAAGACGGTCACCGAGTACGACGACCACCTGTTCTGCCTCATCACCATGAACCACCACCCGCTGCACCTCGACGCGCACTACGCCGGGGAGACCACCGACTTCGGCAAGAACGTCGTGGTCGGCAACTACGTCTACTCGCTGCTGCTGGGGATGTCGGTGCCGGACGTGTCCGGCAAGGCGATCGCGAACCTCGAGGTCGAATCGCTGAAGCACGTGAAGCCGACCTTCCACGGCGACACCATCTACGGCGAGACCGAGGTGCTGGACAAGACGCCGTCGAAGTCGAAGGACGACCGCGGGGTAGTCCACGTCGAGACCCGGGGCTACAAGCAGGACGGCACGATCGTGTGTGTCTTCCGTCGCAAGGTGATGGTGCCGAAGCGGTCCTACGGTGACAGCAGGGGCGGTGAGCAGCCCGGCCGCCCCGTCCCGCACGAATAA